A stretch of Pelecanus crispus isolate bPelCri1 chromosome 3, bPelCri1.pri, whole genome shotgun sequence DNA encodes these proteins:
- the NEK2 gene encoding serine/threonine-protein kinase Nek2 isoform X1, with protein sequence MPSRPDDYEVLLTIGAGSYGKCRKVRRKADGKILVWKELDYGSMTEAEKQMLVSEVNLLRELRHPNIVRYYDRIIDRSSTTLYIVMEYCDGGDLASLIARCTKERYYLEESFVLRVLTQLTLALKECHRRSDGGVTVHRDLKPANVFLDGKQNVKLGDFGLARILHHDTSFAKTFVGTPYYMSPEQMNHMSYNEKSDIWSLGCLLYELCALSPPFRAYNQKELAEKIREGKFRRIPYRYSEQLNELLKEMLNVKDYCRPSVEEILQHPLVADLVTEEQRQNSDKRGRRSWEPERLQHSDAAVNELKRKEQQLQEREQAIKEREQRLEQRERELCVRERLAEDKLARAENLMRNYNLYKQQRTLACADVPEVPITAGKNTSKMPPEVNNALLLPFSTTKKKVYFDGSEENAVPPVNLENYPLSKGKCSDLKKRLYAANLRAQALSELEKNYQIKSRQILGMR encoded by the exons ATGCCCAGCCGCCCCGACGACTACGAGGTGCTGCTCACCATCGGCGCCGGTTCCTACGGCAAGTGCCGCAAGGTGCGCCGCAAGGCCGACGGAAAG ATCTTGGTATGGAAGGAGCTTGACTATGGCTCGATGACAGAGGCTGAGAAACAAATGCTTGTTTCGGAAGTGAATTTGCTCCGCGAGCTGAGACACCCGAACATCGTCCGGTATTACGATCGGATCATtgacagaagcagcacaacCCTGTACATCGTGATGGAGTACTGTGACGGGGGTGACCTGGCTAGCTTAattgccaggtgcacaaaagaAAG GTATTACTTGGAAGAAAGCTTTGTTCTCAGAGTATTGACTCAATTGACATTGGCCTTGAAGGAATGTCACAGACGGAGTGATGGTGGAGTCACTGTGCATCGTGACCTAAAACCGGCAAATGTCTTCCTAGATGGCAAGCAGAATGTGAAACTTGGAGATTTTGGACTGGCTAGAATATTGCACCATGACACCAGCTTTGCCAAAACATTTGTTGGAACTCCATATTATATGTCTCCA GAACAAATGAACCACATGTCATACAATGAAAAATCTGACATCTGGTCTCTAGGATGTCTCCTGTATGAATTATGTGCACTCTC GCCTCCTTTTAGAGCTTACAACCAAAAGGAGTTGGCGGAAAAGATAAGGGAAGGGAAGTTTAGACGAATACCATATCGTTACTCAGAGCAGTTGAATGAACTTCTCAAAGAGATGCTGAATGTAAAG GATTATTGCCGACCTTCTGTTGAAGAAATTCTGCAGCACCCCTTGGTAGCAGACTTGGTGACAGAAGAACAAAGGCAAAATTCTGATAAAAGAGGCCGGAGATCATGGGAGCCAGAAAGGCTGCAGCATTCAGATGCTGCAGTGAATGAACTGAAACGGAAGGAACAACAATTACAGGAGCGAGAACAAGCCATTAAAGAGAGAGAGCAGCGTTTGGAGC AGAGAGAACGGGAACTCTGCGTTCGAGAGAGACTGGCAGAGGACAAACTTGCTAG agctgaaaactTGATGAGGAACTACAATCTCTACAAGCAGCAGAGGACATTAGCTTGTGCAGATGTTCCAG aagtgCCTATCACAGCAGGAAAGAACACAAGTAAAATGCCACCAGAAGTTA ATAATGCACTCCTGCTCCCCTTTTCTACAACCAAGAAGAAAGTATACTTTGATGGAAGTGAAGAGAATGCTGTGCCTCCTGTTAATCTGGAAAACTATCCCCTTTCCAAAGGGAAATGCTCTGATCTCAAAAAACGTCTATATGCTGCAAATCTACGGGCTCAAGCACTgtctgaactggaaaaaaactatCAAATAAAGAGTAGACAAATCTTGGGCATGCGCTGA
- the NEK2 gene encoding serine/threonine-protein kinase Nek2 isoform X2 codes for MPSRPDDYEVLLTIGAGSYGKCRKVRRKADGKILVWKELDYGSMTEAEKQMLVSEVNLLRELRHPNIVRYYDRIIDRSSTTLYIVMEYCDGGDLASLIARCTKERYYLEESFVLRVLTQLTLALKECHRRSDGGVTVHRDLKPANVFLDGKQNVKLGDFGLARILHHDTSFAKTFVGTPYYMSPEQMNHMSYNEKSDIWSLGCLLYELCALSPPFRAYNQKELAEKIREGKFRRIPYRYSEQLNELLKEMLNVKDYCRPSVEEILQHPLVADLVTEEQRQNSDKRGRRSWEPERLQHSDAAVNELKRKEQQLQEREQAIKEREQRLEQRERELCVRERLAEDKLARAENLMRNYNLYKQQRTLACADVPDNALLLPFSTTKKKVYFDGSEENAVPPVNLENYPLSKGKCSDLKKRLYAANLRAQALSELEKNYQIKSRQILGMR; via the exons ATGCCCAGCCGCCCCGACGACTACGAGGTGCTGCTCACCATCGGCGCCGGTTCCTACGGCAAGTGCCGCAAGGTGCGCCGCAAGGCCGACGGAAAG ATCTTGGTATGGAAGGAGCTTGACTATGGCTCGATGACAGAGGCTGAGAAACAAATGCTTGTTTCGGAAGTGAATTTGCTCCGCGAGCTGAGACACCCGAACATCGTCCGGTATTACGATCGGATCATtgacagaagcagcacaacCCTGTACATCGTGATGGAGTACTGTGACGGGGGTGACCTGGCTAGCTTAattgccaggtgcacaaaagaAAG GTATTACTTGGAAGAAAGCTTTGTTCTCAGAGTATTGACTCAATTGACATTGGCCTTGAAGGAATGTCACAGACGGAGTGATGGTGGAGTCACTGTGCATCGTGACCTAAAACCGGCAAATGTCTTCCTAGATGGCAAGCAGAATGTGAAACTTGGAGATTTTGGACTGGCTAGAATATTGCACCATGACACCAGCTTTGCCAAAACATTTGTTGGAACTCCATATTATATGTCTCCA GAACAAATGAACCACATGTCATACAATGAAAAATCTGACATCTGGTCTCTAGGATGTCTCCTGTATGAATTATGTGCACTCTC GCCTCCTTTTAGAGCTTACAACCAAAAGGAGTTGGCGGAAAAGATAAGGGAAGGGAAGTTTAGACGAATACCATATCGTTACTCAGAGCAGTTGAATGAACTTCTCAAAGAGATGCTGAATGTAAAG GATTATTGCCGACCTTCTGTTGAAGAAATTCTGCAGCACCCCTTGGTAGCAGACTTGGTGACAGAAGAACAAAGGCAAAATTCTGATAAAAGAGGCCGGAGATCATGGGAGCCAGAAAGGCTGCAGCATTCAGATGCTGCAGTGAATGAACTGAAACGGAAGGAACAACAATTACAGGAGCGAGAACAAGCCATTAAAGAGAGAGAGCAGCGTTTGGAGC AGAGAGAACGGGAACTCTGCGTTCGAGAGAGACTGGCAGAGGACAAACTTGCTAG agctgaaaactTGATGAGGAACTACAATCTCTACAAGCAGCAGAGGACATTAGCTTGTGCAGATGTTCCAG ATAATGCACTCCTGCTCCCCTTTTCTACAACCAAGAAGAAAGTATACTTTGATGGAAGTGAAGAGAATGCTGTGCCTCCTGTTAATCTGGAAAACTATCCCCTTTCCAAAGGGAAATGCTCTGATCTCAAAAAACGTCTATATGCTGCAAATCTACGGGCTCAAGCACTgtctgaactggaaaaaaactatCAAATAAAGAGTAGACAAATCTTGGGCATGCGCTGA